ATCCCAGCGCGCAAGGTAGGGATTACCAAGATGCAAGGTATACGCTCGAGCACTTCCATACCAAATTGCTCAGGCTGGCATCAGGTTTTACAACCCGTGAAGGGGCTCGCCTTGCGGCTGAGCGGCATGCGCGGCTTGAAGTGTTTGTTGCGGATTTCATGGATGAAATCGCGGGGCAGGGCTGAAAATACCGGGACCGTTCGCGATCCTTGCGCGACGCAAGGCCGCCCCTGCAATCAGGGCGGCGTTTAGTGCCTGGTCACGAAAAGCCCGGCGCTTGGCCGGGCTTGGGGACCGCTTTCAAAGCAGTCTTCACCGAAATGCTGCCTGTCTATCTCACCAGAGCAGGCTCCCGAGATTATCGAGCCCCGGCGAGCTGACGATTACTGCTGACATCGTACGAAATACCAACGCCGGGCAACGGCTGTAGCGTTCCTACATAGTGCATTCCGGTGTTGCTGTAGGTCATTTCCTAAAGGCCCATTTCCACCCGTTTGGCCATTGTGGCGGGGTGAGTCCGGGCTTTAGTCTCGCCTTGCCCGTCGCGCTCCAGCGGCAGGGGTCGACCCGGCTACTGGGCAGAGCATCACGCACGGATCGCGTGGTCTGGCCTGGTCGGCTCCAGGCGCTGGGCGTGGCGGGCTCTTGAATTTCCTAGCGGGTATTACAGGGGGCAGCGAGTGAACAAGGACGATTGGCCGCAAGGCCAGGGGCAATTGAAGATCGTCAGCCTGGCGGCACGTGCCGGGCGACATTCGATTCGCAACTGGGTACAGGCGATACCGGGCTTGCCAACGCGGGAGGTGCTGCAGGAAACCTCGGTCATCCTCGGCGTGATCACGGGCCTCACGCAGCAGGCACTGGTCAAGCCACGCGAGGCACAGACGCTGATGCGCGCCACCTACTACCTCAGCGGGCTGGCCAAGGCGATGATCGATGGCCAGCTGTCGGTGGTGCGGGGCGAAAAGGGCGAAGGGGAGTGAGCACCTTTCGATAGCCGCTTTCGAGCAAACGAAAGCGGCTTTTCTGTTGAGTCAGTTCACTGTGGCTTGCCTGGGAGCGGGCTTGCCCCGCGATTGCAGTGTCGGCCGCCATGGCGGGGCAAATCTTGCCATGTGCCAATCGGTGGCTCAGGCCCGGCGCAAGGCTGCGGCCAGGGCAACGGTCAACAGCACCGCCAGCAGCATCGCCAGGGTAATGGTCACGGCAACCCCCAGCGGCTCGAGCAGTGCTGCCACGGCCAGGTAGAACGCAATCACCCCCACCGCGCCAATCGCATTGCCCCGCACCATCGCCGCCATGCCTGCCCGGCCGGCCTGCAGATGGGCGAACACCATCAACGGCCAGGCAATCACCGGGATGGGCGCGAGCATGCCGCTGGTGGCTGGCCCCAGCCAACTGGCCAGGCTGGTGGTGACCATCAGCAAGGTGGTGGCGGACACCATGCGCAAGGGGATTTCCCAATAGCGGTGGCGCGCTCGGGCCAGGGTGTCGGGCTTGGGTTCGCGGCCGCTGGCGCGGATCAGCACACCGATCAGCAGCAGTGCCACGGCCAC
The window above is part of the Pseudomonas muyukensis genome. Proteins encoded here:
- a CDS encoding DUF3077 domain-containing protein produces the protein MNKDDWPQGQGQLKIVSLAARAGRHSIRNWVQAIPGLPTREVLQETSVILGVITGLTQQALVKPREAQTLMRATYYLSGLAKAMIDGQLSVVRGEKGEGE